The Hevea brasiliensis isolate MT/VB/25A 57/8 chromosome 1, ASM3005281v1, whole genome shotgun sequence genome has a window encoding:
- the LOC110665850 gene encoding probable polygalacturonase At3g15720, protein MAALVSSMIPQPLNVVDFGAVGDGTIDDSKAFMNAWEAVCRATQETTLIIPARKTFLLNPVKFLGPCKSPSIKILVQGNIVAPSKMSDWTTPYMGSWIVFARVNGLNVIGNGQIDGQGFEWWKCAMSSKCMRPMGMKIHTCNNIQISGLKIFNSPARFLSVSDSNHVTISNLQITNPETSPNTDGMDLTHSTNIHIRDCQISTGDDCIAILSGCSYIFISGVSCIQGHGISIGSLGHNRQRDTVEEVHVRNCKFGSSLNGAHIKTWQGGSGFVRKVSFQDITLLNTSNPINIDQFYCPHNKCANQTKAVKVSDISFLRFSGTSFTETAINIACSESLGCFDIVMDQINIISSDANKKVDSKCFNAHGRSTNTVPRVDCLSY, encoded by the exons ATGGCTGCATTGGTGTCAAGCATGATCCCTCAACCTTTAAATGTAGTTGATTTTGGAGCCGTTGGTGATGGAACTATAGATGATTCCAAA GCTTTTATGAATGCATGGGAAGCTGTTTGCAGAGCTACACAAGAAACTACTCTCATAATACCAGCCAGAAAGACATTTCTGCTTAATCCTGTGAAGTTTCTTGGTCCATGCAAGTCCCCTAGCATTAAAATTCTG gtTCAGGGGAATATTGTTGCTCCAAGTAAAATGTCAGATTGGACTACACCTTACATGGGTAGTTGGATTGTCTTTGCAAGGGTAAATGGACTCAATGTGATTGGAAATGGACAAATTGATGGGCAAGGGTTTGAGTGGTGGAAATGTGCAATGAGCAGCAAATGCATGAGACCTATGGGGATGAAAATTCATACTTGCAATAACATTCAAATCTCTGGACTGAAAATATTTAACAGCCCAGCAAGGTTTCTCTCTGTATCTGATAGTAACCATGTCACCATCTCAAACCTTCAGATAACAAACCCTGAAACAAGCCCCAATACGGATGGTATGGACCTCACTCACTCAACCAATATCCATATTAGGGACTGTCAGATTTCCACAG GTGATGATTGTATTGCAATTCTTTCTGGTTGCTCTTATATATTCATTTCTGGGGTGTCTTGCATTCAAGGCCATGGTATCAG TATTGGAAGCTTGGGACACAACAGACAGCGTGATACAGTGGAAGAAGTACATGTGAGGAATTGCAAATTTGGATCAAGTTTAAATGGTGCCCATATCAAAACATggcag GGAGGATCTGGATTTGTCAGGAAGGTCTCATTTCAAGATATCACATTACTTAATACTTCAAATCCCATTAACATCGACCAATTTTATTGCCCTCATAACAAATGTGCTAATCAG ACGAAGGCAGTCAAAGTAAGTGATATTTCTTTTCTTAGATTTAGTGGGACTTCCTTCACAGAAACTGCAATCAACATAGCCTGCAGTGAAAGTTTGGGTTGTTTCGATATTGTTATGgatcaaatcaacattatttcttCAGACGCAAACAAGAAGGTTGATTCAAAATGCTTCAATGCCCATGGAAGATCTACAAATACTGTTCCTAGAGTTGATTGTTTATCGTATTAG
- the LOC110665848 gene encoding aspartic proteinase CDR1-like, with protein MAVISNVYVFLLIYLFGIISVFSPLETTASNGIAGFTANLIHRDSPISPLYNPKDSYFYRLRNSFYRSIVRANHFKPNSVFVKALQSDIIHGGGEYFMRISIGTPSVELLAIADTGSDLIWVQCQPCDLCYQQKSPIFDPRRSSSYRQVSCGSRFCNALDSEARVCSARGIVNDCGYTYSYGDHSFTDGHLATERFTIGSTNSNSVPLQPVALGCGTRNGGTFDEVGSGIIGLGGGSLSLISQLSSKISGRFSYCLVPTSEQSNYSTSKINFGIDMLMSDPDLVAYTPLVSKEPDTFYYLTLEAISVGNMRLAYKNSWNKNVQQGNIIIDSGTTLTFLDSEFYNELESAMEEVVKAERVSDPQGIFNICFRDSGDVDLPIITAHFTNADVELQPVNTFAKAEEKLLCLTMIPSNGIAIFGNLAQMNFLIGYDLEKSTVFFMPTDCAKQS; from the coding sequence ATGGCTGTTATTTCTAATGTTTATGTGTTCTTGCTTATATACTTATTTGGTATAATATCAGTGTTTTCACCTTTAGAAACCACTGCCAGTAATGGTATTGCAGGTTTCACTGCAAATCTTATTCATCGCGATTCTCCCATTTCTCCTCTATACAACCCCAAAGATTCTTACTTCTATCGCTTGCGGAACTCTTTTTATCGTTCCATAGTGCGTGCTAATCATTTCAAGCCAAACTCAGTCTTTGTAAAAGCACTCCAATCCGATATAATCCATGGCGGGGGAGAATATTTCATGAGAATTTCTATTGGAACTCCATCTGTTGAGCTACTTGCAATAGCCGATACAGGTAGTGATCTAATATGGGTTCAGTGCCAGCCTTGTGACCTTTGTTACCAGCAGAAGTCCCCCATCTTTGATCCTAGACGATCTTCCAGTTACCGTCAAGTGTCGTGTGGCTCCAGGTTTTGCAATGCATTGGATAGTGAAGCTAGAGTCTGCTCTGCCCGAGGTATTGTTAACGACTGTGGATATACTTACTCCTATGGAGACCATTCGTTCACTGATGGCCATCTTGCCACTGAAAGATTTACCATTGGCTCCACGAATAGCAACTCTGTTCCCCTTCAACCAGTTGCCCTTGGCTGTGGAACTAGAAATGGTGGCACTTTTGATGAAGTGGGCTCTGGTATAATTGGCCTTGGAGGTGGCTCTCTCTCTCTAATCTCTCAGTTGAGCAGTAAAATAAGCGGCAGATTCTCATACTGCTTGGTACCCACATCAGAGCAATCCAATTATAGTACAAGCAAGATCAATTTTGGTATTGATATGCTTATGTCTGATCCTGATCTTGTAGCATACACCCCTTTGGTTTCTAAAGAACCTGACACATTCTATTACCTGACATTAGAAGCAATTAGCGTGGGAAACATGAGATTAGCTTACAAAAATTCATGGAATAAAAATGTCCAACAAGGTAATATTATTATCGACTCCGGGACAACATTGACTTTTCTTGATTCTGAATTCTATAACGAATTGGAATCAGCAATGGAGGAAGTTGTTAAAGCAGAACGTGTTAGTGACCCACAGGGAATTTTCAACATTTGTTTCAGAGATTCAGGAGATGTTGATCTTCCCATCATAACTGCTCATTTCACTAATGCGGATGTGGAGCTGCAGCCAGTGAACACATTTGCTAAAGCAGAGGAAAAATTGCTGTGTTTAACCATGATTCCATCCAATGGAATAGCTATTTTTGGCAATTTGGCTCAGATGAACTTTTTGATAGGGTATGACCTTGAAAAGAGTACTGTTTTTTTCATGCCTACTGATTGTGCCAAGCAgagttaa